One Synergistaceae bacterium DNA window includes the following coding sequences:
- a CDS encoding response regulator: protein MAEEQRKVIMLVDDNIANLKIGKNALSDKYDVFTVLSAEKMLDLLERNTPDMILLDVNMPEMNGYEAIKILKKKEKTRYIPVIFLTARSDNESELEGLNLGAIDYIAKPFSPLLLRKRIEVHLLVESQKQELKNYNDNLQKMVAEKTKTVVKLQNKILRTMADLVECRDNITGSHIDRTQRCLGILVSTMLEEGLYVEIGKSWDLELLLQSSQLHDVGKIAIRDNILQKPGRLTPEEFDEMKKHAMLGVKIIERIEDGDTDTDFFNYAKVFAASHHEKWDGTGYPLGLLKEGIPLLGRLMAIADVYDALTSERPYKKPFPHETAVAIIKEGRGNHFDPALVDIFSKAQAQFKLISGM, encoded by the coding sequence ATGGCGGAAGAACAGCGTAAAGTGATCATGTTGGTTGACGACAATATCGCGAATCTCAAAATCGGCAAAAACGCTCTATCGGATAAGTATGACGTGTTCACTGTCCTTTCGGCCGAGAAGATGCTGGATTTGCTGGAGCGCAATACGCCTGATATGATATTGCTCGATGTCAATATGCCGGAAATGAACGGTTATGAGGCGATAAAAATCCTCAAGAAAAAAGAGAAAACTCGATATATCCCGGTTATCTTTCTAACGGCTCGGAGCGATAACGAAAGTGAGCTAGAAGGACTGAACCTGGGGGCTATCGACTACATCGCGAAGCCTTTTTCACCTCTGCTTCTGCGCAAACGCATTGAGGTTCACCTGTTGGTGGAATCTCAGAAGCAGGAGCTTAAAAACTACAACGACAACCTTCAGAAAATGGTGGCGGAGAAAACAAAAACCGTGGTCAAGCTACAAAACAAAATTTTGAGAACCATGGCCGACTTGGTGGAATGTAGAGACAATATAACAGGTAGCCACATTGATCGAACGCAACGCTGTTTGGGCATTTTGGTTTCCACTATGCTGGAGGAGGGGCTTTACGTGGAAATTGGGAAAAGTTGGGACCTGGAACTGTTGCTACAGTCCTCACAATTGCACGATGTGGGTAAAATCGCGATTCGCGATAACATTCTCCAGAAACCAGGACGACTCACCCCGGAGGAATTCGATGAGATGAAAAAACATGCCATGCTCGGCGTCAAGATCATCGAAAGAATAGAGGATGGAGATACGGACACCGATTTTTTTAATTATGCCAAGGTTTTCGCCGCGTCTCACCACGAAAAATGGGACGGTACAGGGTATCCTTTAGGGTTATTAAAAGAAGGCATACCGCTACTGGGGCGTCTAATGGCTATCGCTGACGTTTACGACGCCCTCACGTCGGAACGCCCCTATAAAAAACCCTTCCCTCACGAGACGGCCGTCGCCATCATTAAAGAAGGGAGAGGAAACCATTTCGACCCGGCTCTGGTCGACATATTTTCCAAGGCGCAAGCGCAATTCAAACTTATATCGGGTATGTGA
- a CDS encoding pyridoxamine 5'-phosphate oxidase family protein encodes MKTVLDKEAMLKEEAILKEEAILKEEAALKEVRDFVKKCGTYYLATVEGDRPRVRPFGTFEIFEGRIYIQTGKIKNISKQLSANPKIEICADDNKGQWVRVQAVVVEDDRREAKQFLLDAYPILKDRYSADDGNTQVWYLKDATAKFYSFTGETKTVEF; translated from the coding sequence ATGAAAACAGTCCTTGACAAGGAAGCCATGTTGAAAGAAGAAGCCATATTGAAAGAAGAAGCTATATTGAAAGAAGAAGCCGCGTTGAAAGAAGTCCGCGATTTCGTAAAGAAATGTGGCACCTATTATCTTGCCACCGTCGAAGGAGATCGGCCGAGAGTCCGCCCTTTTGGAACTTTCGAGATTTTCGAGGGTCGGATTTATATTCAAACCGGCAAGATCAAAAACATCTCGAAGCAACTATCCGCCAACCCCAAAATCGAAATCTGCGCCGACGATAATAAAGGGCAATGGGTTCGAGTGCAGGCCGTCGTCGTGGAGGATGATCGGAGAGAAGCAAAACAGTTTTTGCTCGATGCCTACCCCATACTGAAAGACAGGTATTCGGCGGATGACGGCAATACACAGGTCTGGTATCTCAAAGACGCCACAGCCAAATTTTATTCGTTCACAGGTGAGACGAAAACTGTCGAGTTTTGA
- a CDS encoding EAL domain-containing protein, with amino-acid sequence MLHLEKLLQAEKENLLREVNDIALQLYNAREPIDQLLIREKSHVSDGFVAMVDCATQEAKGYVSNAEHRAIPLSPLFSRNLTEAIHRLYKDVEGENSRLPRFSLTSGILEIGQKRYVVAVASILERGNRVAVVGYELETFLLFASRVLGENFQLLSTQDTSALSIQKRVQERIQKENDPHGVYVEFTSDTKAVVYYTLANMDMIGQDNKILISNDKERQINEVGLKTLANRYAWVFLSGVLTLALVLFIFDKLILYRLQKLQKIADDISSKWQVNLRIPLEGNDEITRLCMSFNAMLDALDMLISRVPDPLILSDPDGTILLVNAAARDLLGYREERALLGLSLRSILLEKGKNTGPVDEFLKSEGNVFEVNIRHADGGLIPAEIHQETLTFGRDTLTLSIAHDLTERKIIEDRLVKMAFYDSQTGLPNRHYFWDELEKELRNIKTLPNYTFCVVFINMDKFKLVNEQVGPRNADLVIIEAAKRITNIIAGFAASFRLSGDEFGIIIRGTTSKDYVKSLLLRIQRLLNTPVYVEGKTVFPSASFGVVLGIQATNTTNQILALGSDALIRGKKHGIGTITFLAAEEGVQKINHNLQHNLLTLRADMQKALSSSEFVAYFQPIYHLSPQRLAGFEALARWNHPEHGLLSPGAFIPQAEETGLITKIDKQIISQAIQAAKEWSKTFPDTDFLLSANASGASFKDPGFMPFVCERIQEESLDPRYFALEVTEGIFIDSLESAKEKLNQLRNFGVKIALDDFGTGYSSLQYVSQLPINYLKIDKSFIDQLFFSEKNSLMVRSIISMARDLNFDIVAEGIENENQLHWLIENNVPKGQGYFFSQPISLTEAENILADAKFFEGLL; translated from the coding sequence ATGCTTCATCTCGAAAAACTTCTACAAGCGGAAAAAGAGAATTTGCTCCGCGAAGTAAATGATATTGCCTTACAGCTTTACAATGCTCGTGAACCGATCGACCAACTGCTCATTCGCGAGAAGAGCCATGTATCGGACGGTTTTGTGGCTATGGTAGATTGTGCCACTCAAGAGGCAAAAGGCTACGTCTCCAACGCGGAGCATCGCGCGATTCCTCTTTCCCCGCTCTTTTCCCGGAATTTGACGGAAGCCATACACCGGCTTTATAAAGACGTAGAGGGCGAAAATTCACGTCTTCCGCGGTTTTCGTTAACGAGCGGGATTTTGGAGATAGGCCAGAAGCGTTACGTTGTCGCCGTAGCGTCAATCCTGGAAAGGGGCAATCGAGTGGCGGTTGTGGGCTACGAACTGGAGACCTTTCTCCTCTTCGCATCACGAGTTTTGGGAGAAAATTTCCAACTGCTGTCCACGCAAGACACTTCTGCCCTTTCGATTCAAAAACGTGTTCAAGAACGTATCCAAAAAGAAAACGACCCTCATGGCGTCTATGTGGAGTTTACCTCCGACACGAAAGCCGTCGTTTACTATACTCTGGCGAATATGGACATGATAGGACAGGACAACAAAATTCTCATCAGCAACGACAAAGAAAGACAAATCAATGAGGTAGGACTTAAAACTCTCGCGAATCGATACGCCTGGGTCTTTTTGTCTGGTGTCCTGACATTGGCGTTGGTCCTGTTCATTTTCGACAAACTGATCCTGTACCGGCTGCAGAAACTACAAAAAATAGCGGACGACATATCAAGCAAATGGCAGGTGAATCTTCGGATTCCCTTGGAGGGCAACGACGAAATCACGCGCCTTTGCATGTCGTTCAATGCCATGCTCGACGCGCTGGACATGTTGATCTCCAGAGTCCCCGACCCGTTGATATTGAGCGACCCCGACGGAACGATCCTTTTGGTCAACGCCGCCGCGCGAGATTTGCTGGGTTATCGAGAAGAACGAGCACTGTTAGGGCTTTCTCTGAGGTCCATTCTTCTCGAAAAGGGAAAAAACACGGGACCAGTCGACGAGTTCCTGAAAAGCGAGGGCAACGTGTTCGAGGTCAATATTCGTCATGCCGACGGCGGCCTAATCCCCGCCGAAATTCACCAGGAAACGTTGACCTTCGGCAGAGATACCCTTACTCTTTCAATCGCCCACGATCTCACGGAACGCAAAATCATCGAGGATCGCCTCGTCAAAATGGCTTTCTACGATTCACAAACAGGTCTGCCCAACAGGCATTATTTTTGGGACGAGCTGGAAAAAGAGCTTCGAAACATCAAAACACTCCCCAACTACACTTTTTGCGTTGTTTTTATCAACATGGACAAGTTCAAGCTGGTTAACGAACAAGTGGGGCCGCGCAACGCAGATCTGGTGATCATCGAGGCCGCCAAGAGAATTACGAACATCATCGCCGGTTTCGCCGCCTCCTTTCGTCTGAGCGGAGACGAATTTGGCATCATCATACGCGGCACAACCTCGAAGGATTACGTCAAATCCCTGCTTCTGCGCATTCAGCGCCTCCTCAACACCCCCGTCTACGTTGAGGGAAAGACCGTTTTTCCCAGCGCCAGTTTCGGAGTGGTGCTGGGTATTCAGGCCACGAACACCACCAACCAGATTTTGGCGCTGGGATCGGACGCTTTGATTCGCGGTAAAAAGCACGGTATTGGCACCATCACGTTTCTGGCCGCCGAAGAAGGAGTCCAGAAGATCAACCACAACCTTCAACACAACCTGCTCACCCTTCGGGCGGACATGCAAAAAGCTCTTTCGTCGTCGGAATTCGTCGCTTATTTCCAGCCTATCTACCACTTGTCTCCTCAGCGCCTCGCCGGTTTTGAGGCTTTAGCACGCTGGAATCACCCCGAACACGGGCTTCTTTCGCCGGGTGCCTTTATTCCTCAAGCAGAGGAGACGGGACTCATCACGAAAATTGACAAGCAAATTATCAGCCAGGCGATCCAAGCCGCGAAAGAATGGTCGAAAACCTTCCCTGACACAGACTTTCTCCTGAGCGCCAATGCCTCTGGAGCGTCGTTCAAAGACCCTGGTTTTATGCCTTTCGTCTGCGAGCGAATCCAAGAAGAATCCTTGGATCCTCGTTACTTCGCGCTGGAAGTAACGGAGGGGATTTTCATCGATAGCTTGGAGAGTGCCAAGGAAAAATTGAACCAACTGAGGAATTTCGGGGTAAAGATCGCCCTGGACGATTTTGGAACGGGATACTCTTCCCTTCAGTATGTGAGTCAACTGCCCATCAACTACCTCAAAATCGACAAGTCTTTCATCGACCAGCTCTTTTTTTCCGAAAAGAACTCGCTCATGGTCCGCTCCATCATCAGCATGGCCCGAGACCTGAATTTCGACATCGTAGCCGAGGGCATAGAAAATGAAAATCAGCTTCACTGGTTGATAGAAAACAACGTACCGAAGGGACAAGGATATTTTTTCTCCCAACCTATTTCCCTAACGGAAGCAGAAAATATCCTGGCCGACGCCAAATTTTTCGAAGGGCTACTCTGA